From the uncultured Trichococcus sp. genome, one window contains:
- a CDS encoding rhodanese-like domain-containing protein — translation MNLTGIDIFNIALWIFIIGYAIYQAYFYFQRKNAATMLTAEEFKKDLRKAQLIDVREKTEFDAGHILGARNIAYSAFKQRYQEIRKDQPIYLYDQNSMLSGRCAAILKKNGYKNIFILKGGYAGWDGKVKKSI, via the coding sequence TTGAATTTAACAGGAATTGATATTTTTAATATCGCATTATGGATATTCATCATCGGATATGCCATTTATCAAGCTTATTTTTATTTCCAAAGAAAGAATGCGGCTACAATGCTGACTGCAGAGGAATTCAAAAAAGATCTGCGGAAAGCGCAATTGATCGATGTCCGCGAAAAAACGGAGTTCGATGCAGGGCACATTTTGGGAGCGAGAAATATCGCTTATTCAGCTTTCAAGCAACGCTATCAAGAAATCCGCAAAGATCAGCCGATTTATCTGTATGATCAAAATTCCATGTTGAGCGGACGCTGCGCAGCAATACTGAAAAAGAATGGCTACAAAAATATTTTCATCCTGAAGGGCGGCTATGCCGGCTGGGACGGGAAAGTCAAAAAGAGCATCTAA
- a CDS encoding DUF1033 family protein — translation MYQVIRTEGEYEPWWFFEDWMDFIVESTDYADFQEAVAAYGRAAEKLSVVYPFQKTKETYLTAYWSDREIRFCENCDDDVQLYHGLMLLQDRKKLLQE, via the coding sequence ATGTACCAGGTGATACGGACCGAGGGAGAATATGAACCTTGGTGGTTTTTTGAAGATTGGATGGATTTCATTGTGGAATCGACAGATTATGCCGATTTCCAGGAGGCAGTCGCTGCCTATGGGCGGGCAGCGGAAAAGCTATCGGTAGTCTACCCATTCCAAAAAACAAAGGAAACCTACCTGACTGCCTACTGGTCAGACAGAGAAATCCGGTTTTGTGAGAATTGCGATGACGATGTGCAATTATATCATGGACTGATGCTTTTGCAGGACAGGAAAAAACTTCTTCAAGAATGA
- a CDS encoding acylphosphatase, with the protein MKKIKMTVNGRVQGVGFRYMTKMVADQIGISGIVRNEDDGSVYIEAVGPTDKIDAFIAAVKRSPSPSGKVDACTLEEDASIENYISFRVTN; encoded by the coding sequence ATGAAAAAAATCAAGATGACAGTGAACGGCCGGGTACAGGGCGTGGGGTTCCGTTATATGACAAAAATGGTGGCGGATCAGATCGGCATTTCCGGCATCGTCAGGAACGAGGATGACGGAAGTGTCTATATAGAGGCTGTCGGGCCGACCGATAAAATCGATGCTTTCATCGCGGCGGTCAAACGCAGTCCCTCCCCAAGCGGCAAAGTTGATGCCTGTACGCTCGAAGAGGACGCCAGCATTGAAAATTACATAAGTTTTCGCGTAACCAATTGA
- a CDS encoding DUF4044 domain-containing protein, with protein MLTKKTGATSSKFNKFSKFIIWIMLLAMVGGSVLSVLYSLFINM; from the coding sequence ATGTTGACAAAGAAAACTGGTGCTACCTCTTCAAAATTCAATAAATTCAGCAAATTCATCATTTGGATCATGTTGCTGGCCATGGTCGGCGGATCGGTCCTTTCCGTCTTGTACTCTTTGTTCATAAATATGTAA
- the gndA gene encoding NADP-dependent phosphogluconate dehydrogenase has translation MSKQQIGVVGMAVMGKNLALNIESRGYSVSVFNRSGSKTEQVIAENPEKKLVPTYTIEEFVESLEKPRRIMMMVKAGEATDKTIQSLLPHLDKGDILIDGGNTFYKDTIRRSKELENSGINFIGTGVSGGEEGALKGPSIMPGGQRDAYDLVAPILEQISAKAPDGEPCVAYIGKDGAGHYVKMVHNGIEYGDMQLIAEAYDIMYKYLGMSVEEIAAVFIEWNKGELDSFLIDITADILTKYDPETGKPMVEIILDRAGNKGTGKWTSQSALDLGVPLPLITESVFARYISALKTERVAASEILTAPAVTATEGLDKAAFVESIRKALYFSKIMSYAQGFAQMRVASEENDWDLNYGEIAKIWRAGCIIRAQFLQNITDAYEKNPELQNLLLDDYFVDITKQYQGAVREVVATAVVAGVPVPTFSSAVAYFDSYRSAVLPANIIQAQRDYFGAHTYERTDKAGSYHFEWDKEVEVPQD, from the coding sequence ATGTCAAAACAGCAAATTGGCGTTGTCGGGATGGCCGTAATGGGCAAAAATCTAGCATTGAACATTGAAAGCAGAGGTTATTCCGTATCCGTATTCAACCGTTCAGGTTCAAAAACTGAGCAAGTGATCGCGGAAAACCCAGAGAAAAAACTGGTTCCTACTTATACTATCGAAGAATTTGTTGAGTCTTTGGAAAAACCAAGAAGAATCATGATGATGGTAAAAGCTGGGGAGGCAACCGACAAAACGATCCAATCGTTGCTGCCTCACTTGGATAAAGGCGATATCCTGATCGACGGAGGGAATACTTTCTACAAAGATACGATCCGCCGCAGCAAAGAATTGGAAAACTCAGGCATCAATTTCATCGGAACTGGCGTTTCCGGTGGGGAAGAAGGCGCATTGAAAGGCCCTTCAATCATGCCTGGCGGACAACGCGATGCATACGATTTGGTTGCACCGATTTTGGAACAGATTTCCGCTAAAGCTCCGGATGGCGAACCTTGTGTAGCCTACATCGGCAAAGATGGCGCTGGACATTACGTTAAGATGGTCCACAACGGAATCGAGTACGGGGATATGCAATTGATCGCAGAAGCCTATGACATCATGTACAAGTACCTTGGCATGTCAGTGGAAGAAATTGCTGCAGTCTTCATCGAATGGAACAAAGGCGAGTTGGACAGCTTTTTGATCGACATCACTGCTGACATCTTGACTAAATACGACCCTGAAACAGGCAAACCAATGGTTGAGATCATCCTGGATCGCGCCGGCAATAAAGGCACTGGCAAATGGACTTCACAAAGTGCCTTGGACTTGGGTGTGCCGTTGCCGTTGATCACTGAATCCGTTTTTGCTCGTTACATCTCCGCTTTGAAGACAGAACGTGTCGCTGCCAGCGAAATTCTGACTGCGCCGGCTGTTACTGCTACAGAGGGTCTGGATAAAGCTGCATTTGTTGAAAGCATCCGCAAGGCGCTGTACTTCAGCAAAATCATGAGCTATGCGCAAGGATTCGCTCAAATGCGCGTTGCCAGCGAAGAAAATGATTGGGATCTGAATTATGGCGAAATCGCTAAAATTTGGCGTGCCGGCTGCATCATCCGTGCGCAATTCCTGCAGAACATCACGGATGCTTACGAAAAGAATCCTGAATTGCAGAATTTGTTGTTGGATGACTACTTCGTGGACATCACGAAACAATACCAAGGAGCTGTACGTGAAGTGGTTGCTACGGCTGTGGTTGCAGGCGTTCCGGTACCGACATTCTCATCTGCGGTAGCTTATTTCGATTCTTACCGTTCAGCTGTCTTGCCTGCGAACATCATCCAGGCGCAACGCGACTACTTTGGAGCACATACGTATGAACGCACCGATAAGGCTGGTTCTTATCACTTCGAGTGGGATAAAGAAGTGGAAGTTCCGCAAGACTAA
- a CDS encoding ROK family glucokinase → MYKKFIGIDLGGTSVKLAILTAEGEIQQKWSIPTNINDEGAHIVPDIIASIKHHLDLYQMTADDFQGIGMGSPGAVDREAGTVEGAFNLNWKTPQPVREEIEREIGIPIFIDNDANVAALGEKWRGAGADDRDVVFVTLGTGVGGGIIAEGNLIHGTAGSGGEIGHMTVEPGGFDCTCGGKGCLETVASATGVVKLARKHAEEYAGNSQLKVIIDDGQEINSKMVFDLAKEGDELAVLVVDRAAYYLGLACSHIGNLLNPAYIVIGGGVSAAGEFLLEQVRTYFAEFSFPNVKKTTHIKLAALGNDAGIVGACYLALTEISK, encoded by the coding sequence GTGTATAAAAAATTTATCGGTATTGATTTAGGCGGCACTTCAGTGAAATTGGCTATCTTAACAGCAGAGGGCGAAATCCAGCAAAAATGGAGCATCCCCACGAACATCAACGATGAAGGGGCTCACATCGTGCCTGATATCATTGCTTCAATCAAACACCATCTGGATCTCTACCAAATGACTGCGGATGATTTTCAGGGCATCGGCATGGGGTCTCCGGGAGCGGTGGACCGTGAAGCAGGTACTGTCGAGGGAGCCTTCAACCTGAACTGGAAAACACCGCAGCCTGTGCGTGAAGAAATCGAGCGGGAAATCGGCATCCCTATTTTTATCGATAATGATGCAAACGTTGCCGCACTCGGAGAAAAATGGCGAGGTGCCGGTGCGGATGACCGCGACGTTGTATTTGTGACGCTTGGCACAGGTGTCGGCGGCGGAATCATTGCGGAAGGGAATCTTATCCACGGTACTGCAGGTTCAGGCGGCGAAATCGGCCATATGACAGTCGAACCGGGCGGATTCGACTGTACTTGCGGGGGGAAAGGTTGTTTGGAGACAGTGGCGAGCGCAACAGGCGTCGTCAAATTGGCCCGCAAACATGCGGAAGAATATGCCGGCAATTCGCAGCTCAAAGTCATCATCGACGATGGCCAGGAAATCAATTCCAAAATGGTTTTTGATTTGGCGAAAGAAGGGGACGAGTTGGCAGTCCTTGTTGTCGATCGCGCTGCCTATTATTTGGGTTTGGCCTGCAGCCATATCGGAAATCTTTTGAATCCAGCGTATATCGTCATCGGTGGCGGTGTCTCCGCAGCCGGGGAATTCCTTTTGGAGCAAGTAAGGACCTACTTTGCTGAATTTTCATTCCCGAACGTCAAGAAGACTACGCATATCAAATTAGCCGCGCTCGGAAATGACGCCGGAATAGTTGGGGCATGTTACCTTGCGCTGACGGAAATCAGCAAATAA
- a CDS encoding rhomboid family intramembrane serine protease, protein MMRSYNTKRSYLPDQFSVTHLFLAIQIVIFLLMTLNGGSTNVLTLILFGAKFNPAIAQGEWWRLIAPMFIHIGFTHILVNSITLYYLGTQMESLYGSLRFALIYLLSGLMGNLMSFAFNDSISAGASTSLFGLFAAAIVLGRQFPYNAGIQLMARNFTMLIFLNFFFGFFSSAVDNFGHLGGALGGALAAVFIAMPRTAKSKNVQRLLFLVIYFVSAIFFAYTGLMRTGFALY, encoded by the coding sequence ATGATGCGGTCATATAACACCAAAAGATCCTATTTACCGGATCAATTCTCTGTAACACACTTGTTCTTGGCCATTCAGATCGTCATTTTTCTGCTGATGACCCTGAACGGCGGGAGCACCAATGTACTGACGCTTATCCTTTTCGGCGCCAAATTCAATCCGGCCATCGCGCAGGGGGAATGGTGGCGTTTGATAGCGCCTATGTTCATCCACATAGGTTTCACGCACATCCTGGTCAACAGCATCACGCTTTATTACTTGGGCACCCAGATGGAAAGCCTCTACGGCTCTTTGCGGTTCGCGCTCATCTATCTCCTTAGCGGATTGATGGGGAACCTCATGAGCTTTGCCTTCAATGATTCGATTTCCGCTGGTGCAAGCACCTCCCTTTTCGGGTTGTTTGCCGCGGCCATCGTTCTGGGGCGCCAGTTTCCTTACAACGCTGGGATCCAGCTGATGGCCCGCAATTTTACGATGCTGATTTTCCTGAATTTCTTCTTCGGCTTTTTTTCCTCAGCAGTCGATAATTTCGGGCATCTTGGCGGGGCGCTTGGCGGAGCGCTTGCGGCCGTGTTCATCGCGATGCCGCGCACAGCCAAGAGCAAAAATGTTCAAAGGCTTCTTTTTCTGGTCATTTATTTTGTGAGCGCTATATTCTTTGCTTATACGGGTTTAATGAGGACAGGTTTTGCGTTATACTAG
- a CDS encoding 5-formyltetrahydrofolate cyclo-ligase has translation MKERIRKELLGKLRDLPSQDRIRMEQELTTAVCNSDEWRASKTIGVTWSNFPEIDTHKIIQTGLEEGKRMVVPYSGKDRVMTFHEYLPDTAMARSKFGIMEPVDRSNPVPPEEIDLLLVPGLAFSETGYRIGFGGGYYDRYLASYNGRTLSLLFPFQLFKDPDWKIEAFDVPVQKLLTAVF, from the coding sequence ATGAAAGAACGGATAAGAAAAGAACTGCTTGGGAAATTGAGGGATTTGCCGTCCCAAGATCGGATCCGGATGGAGCAAGAGCTGACGACAGCAGTCTGCAACAGCGACGAGTGGCGTGCTTCAAAGACGATAGGCGTCACATGGTCCAATTTTCCGGAAATCGATACGCACAAAATCATCCAAACAGGGCTAGAGGAAGGCAAGCGGATGGTCGTTCCTTATTCCGGCAAGGACCGTGTGATGACTTTTCATGAATACTTGCCGGATACCGCCATGGCGAGGAGCAAATTCGGCATCATGGAACCTGTCGACAGGAGCAACCCGGTTCCCCCTGAAGAAATCGACCTGCTGCTTGTTCCTGGATTGGCGTTTTCGGAAACGGGTTATCGCATCGGGTTCGGCGGCGGCTACTATGATCGCTATCTGGCCTCGTACAATGGCCGGACCCTGTCGCTGCTGTTCCCCTTTCAATTGTTCAAGGATCCGGATTGGAAAATCGAAGCTTTTGATGTGCCGGTCCAAAAGTTGTTGACGGCAGTATTCTAG
- a CDS encoding response regulator transcription factor produces MENRDKQRILIIEDEKNLARFIELELKHEGYETEICYNGRAGLEAAMNQDWDVILLDLMLPELNGIEVCRRLRPVKDTPIIIMTARDSVIDRVSGLDHGADDYIVKPFAIEELLARVRALLRRIDIEEEQRKVKQTTVTYRDLTIEKENRVVRRGDEHIELTKREYELLLILMENINVVLSRDVLLNKVWGYKTEVETNVVDVYIRYLRNKIDVAGQESYIQTVRGTGYVMRS; encoded by the coding sequence ATGGAAAATAGAGACAAACAAAGAATATTGATTATCGAAGATGAAAAAAATCTGGCGCGTTTCATCGAGCTTGAGTTAAAACACGAAGGCTACGAAACGGAAATTTGCTACAACGGCAGAGCCGGTCTGGAAGCAGCCATGAACCAGGACTGGGATGTCATCCTGTTGGATCTGATGTTGCCGGAATTGAACGGCATCGAAGTTTGTCGTCGCCTGCGTCCCGTCAAAGATACGCCGATCATCATCATGACCGCCCGCGACTCCGTCATCGACCGTGTGTCGGGATTGGACCACGGAGCGGATGATTACATCGTGAAGCCATTTGCCATCGAAGAACTTTTGGCCAGGGTGCGTGCTTTGCTGCGCCGCATCGACATCGAAGAAGAGCAACGCAAGGTGAAACAGACGACCGTCACCTATCGTGATTTGACGATCGAAAAGGAAAATCGTGTCGTGCGACGTGGCGACGAGCACATCGAACTGACCAAACGCGAATACGAATTATTGTTGATCCTGATGGAAAACATCAACGTCGTCCTGTCAAGGGATGTATTGCTGAATAAAGTATGGGGATACAAGACAGAAGTGGAAACAAACGTAGTGGATGTATATATCCGGTATCTGCGCAATAAAATCGATGTAGCCGGCCAAGAAAGTTATATCCAAACGGTTCGTGGCACCGGATACGTCATGCGCTCATAA
- the rpmG gene encoding 50S ribosomal protein L33: MRLNITLECTECKERNYLTKKNKRNNPDRLEVKKYCPRERRVTLHRETK, encoded by the coding sequence ATGCGGTTAAATATTACATTGGAATGTACGGAGTGTAAAGAACGTAATTACTTAACAAAGAAAAACAAACGTAACAACCCGGACCGTCTTGAAGTGAAAAAATATTGTCCACGTGAAAGACGCGTGACTTTGCATCGTGAAACAAAATAA
- the yidC gene encoding membrane protein insertase YidC — translation MMKLKKKLLLSAEMLSLLVVLTGCMQYDENKNPTGFIYDYLVVPTGNLIVMLAELLNGNYGLAIIAITIIVRLAIMPLNFTQIKKTMVQQEKMKYIKPELEDIQFRQKNAATPEEKAAVSQEMMALYKENNISMTGGVGCLPILIQMPIFTAMYQAVNLTPEISASTFLGINLGVSSPLLAILAGLAYVIQGYVSTIGMPQETKSQMKSMMLMNPIMILMFSWSSPAGLALYWLAGGIFAAAQTALQNHMIKPKIQKQVEEEMKDRPIKKNVKMAKPASSPSAPTQAAKALSADNQKTESKKGRNAGKQPRP, via the coding sequence ATGATGAAACTCAAAAAGAAGTTATTGCTTTCCGCGGAAATGCTGTCCCTGTTAGTGGTTCTTACAGGTTGCATGCAATATGATGAGAATAAAAACCCGACTGGCTTTATATATGATTATCTGGTGGTGCCTACAGGCAATTTGATCGTTATGCTGGCGGAACTGCTCAACGGCAATTATGGTTTGGCCATCATCGCCATCACAATCATTGTCCGTTTGGCCATCATGCCCTTGAATTTTACCCAAATCAAAAAAACGATGGTACAGCAGGAAAAAATGAAGTATATCAAACCAGAATTGGAGGACATCCAATTCCGTCAAAAAAATGCAGCGACACCTGAGGAAAAAGCGGCAGTTTCACAAGAAATGATGGCATTGTACAAAGAAAACAACATCAGCATGACAGGCGGCGTCGGTTGCTTACCGATTCTGATCCAGATGCCGATTTTCACTGCTATGTACCAGGCCGTCAATTTGACGCCGGAAATTTCCGCAAGCACATTCCTTGGCATCAACCTAGGTGTCAGCAGTCCGCTGTTGGCAATCTTGGCTGGTTTAGCCTATGTGATCCAGGGCTACGTTTCCACTATCGGCATGCCGCAGGAAACCAAATCACAGATGAAATCGATGATGCTGATGAACCCGATCATGATCCTGATGTTCTCTTGGTCCTCACCAGCGGGGTTGGCCCTTTACTGGCTGGCTGGCGGTATTTTCGCCGCAGCCCAGACTGCACTTCAAAACCACATGATCAAACCTAAAATCCAAAAACAAGTTGAAGAAGAGATGAAGGATCGCCCGATCAAGAAGAACGTGAAAATGGCTAAGCCAGCTTCCTCCCCTTCAGCACCGACCCAAGCGGCAAAAGCCTTGTCCGCCGATAATCAAAAAACAGAAAGCAAGAAAGGCCGCAACGCAGGCAAACAACCAAGACCTTAA
- a CDS encoding transposase gives MMLTKKVRLILTDETSKLYQAAGVARWAYNYTIRMQEMNHRFGGAFISDNELRKHITKMKKRKKYAWLNDVSNNVVKQAVKDACRAYKAFFNGQARHPRFKTKRGSTPSFYNDCVKLKVKGNRVLLEKIGWVKTNEPLPVGCKYYNPRIKFDGKYWYLTVGIEVETEKAALDGRTVGVDVGIKELAVTSDGVFYESINKTASVRKAEKRLKRLQRRASRKYKKGTPKSKHLLKLEGEIRRQHRRLANIRTNHVHQATAEIVKSKPSRIVMETLNIRGMMKNKHLAKAVANQKLSFFKQCLHYKCELHGIEFVEADQWFPSSKLCNNCGTLKQDLKRSDRVYHCTCGHHCDRDLNASYNLRDYQAV, from the coding sequence ATGATGCTGACTAAGAAGGTCCGATTGATTCTGACCGACGAAACTTCCAAACTCTACCAAGCAGCCGGCGTTGCCCGCTGGGCCTACAACTACACAATCCGGATGCAGGAAATGAACCATCGCTTCGGTGGGGCATTCATCAGTGACAATGAACTGCGGAAGCACATCACCAAGATGAAAAAGCGCAAGAAATATGCCTGGCTGAACGACGTTTCCAACAATGTCGTCAAACAAGCGGTCAAGGATGCCTGCAGAGCCTACAAAGCCTTCTTCAATGGGCAAGCCCGGCATCCCCGATTCAAGACCAAACGCGGCTCCACCCCGAGTTTCTACAATGACTGCGTCAAGCTGAAAGTGAAAGGCAACCGCGTCCTTTTGGAGAAAATCGGTTGGGTGAAAACCAACGAACCGTTGCCCGTGGGCTGCAAATACTATAACCCGCGCATCAAGTTCGACGGCAAATATTGGTATTTGACCGTGGGAATTGAGGTGGAGACGGAAAAAGCCGCGTTGGACGGCAGGACCGTCGGCGTGGATGTCGGCATCAAGGAGTTGGCTGTCACCTCCGATGGTGTGTTCTATGAAAGCATCAACAAAACAGCCTCCGTGAGGAAAGCGGAGAAACGCCTCAAGAGATTGCAGCGGCGTGCAAGCAGAAAATACAAGAAGGGAACGCCTAAATCTAAACATCTCCTAAAACTAGAAGGTGAAATCCGAAGGCAGCACAGACGCTTAGCCAACATCCGAACCAATCATGTCCATCAAGCAACGGCGGAGATCGTGAAATCCAAACCCTCCCGCATTGTGATGGAAACGCTGAACATCCGCGGCATGATGAAGAACAAGCATTTGGCTAAGGCGGTCGCAAATCAGAAACTCTCTTTCTTCAAGCAATGTCTGCATTACAAATGCGAACTGCATGGCATTGAATTTGTAGAAGCGGACCAGTGGTTCCCGAGTTCCAAGTTGTGCAACAACTGCGGAACGCTCAAACAGGACCTGAAACGCAGTGACCGAGTCTATCACTGCACGTGCGGCCACCATTGCGATAGGGATCTGAACGCAAGCTACAATCTGAGGGATTACCAAGCAGTCTAA
- a CDS encoding HAMP domain-containing histidine kinase, which produces MLYFMSALLMLNAYKSYQYDQQKDEAENLLYSVQSALSEIDTKLSVNSVESMFEKISVSTVTKGLQSVGNYPFLEDLKSRGANIRVFDTDGQLLYETQKSYTTFIKNPDTYVRETKLNDLEAFVAGGPILSEEDSFLLGYVQIVFRLNDYHKVVSQMTRYFWSVTAIVLVLSTAAGYGIAFYFFRPIKQMVDTMDAIEEDTLSETRIKISKNKDEFTDLSVHINGLLDKMALYVTQQKQFVEDVSHELRTPTAIVEGHLKLLNRWGKEDPQILDESLAASLTEIQRMKTLVQEMLDLSRAEQVEMHYKNEVTPIRNVVLHTFHNFKMLYPDFVFNLDDDLNREIYVNIYRNHFEQILVILMDNAVKYSTDRHEIHLSISESMSYVQIAIQDFGEGMSQEDQQKIFSRFYRVDKARSRNKGGNGLGLSIAKELLEGYKGDITVESVLGHGSVFRIQLPILKNYTPDEEL; this is translated from the coding sequence ATGCTGTATTTTATGTCCGCATTGCTGATGCTGAATGCCTACAAAAGCTATCAATACGATCAGCAAAAAGATGAAGCCGAAAACTTGCTCTATTCGGTCCAATCCGCCTTGTCTGAAATCGACACGAAGCTTTCAGTCAACAGCGTGGAAAGCATGTTCGAAAAAATTTCTGTTTCCACTGTGACGAAAGGCCTCCAGTCTGTCGGCAACTATCCGTTTTTGGAGGATCTCAAGAGCAGAGGGGCGAACATACGCGTATTCGATACAGATGGACAGCTGCTCTATGAAACCCAGAAGAGCTATACGACATTCATCAAAAATCCCGATACTTATGTGCGCGAGACAAAACTGAACGATCTTGAAGCATTTGTCGCAGGCGGCCCGATCCTCAGCGAGGAGGACTCCTTCCTGTTAGGGTATGTGCAGATTGTTTTCCGATTGAATGATTATCACAAAGTCGTCTCACAGATGACACGGTATTTCTGGTCAGTGACGGCAATCGTGCTTGTTTTATCCACGGCTGCCGGATACGGTATCGCCTTTTACTTCTTCAGGCCCATCAAACAGATGGTCGATACGATGGATGCGATCGAAGAGGATACATTGTCGGAGACCCGCATCAAAATATCGAAAAACAAAGACGAATTCACCGACCTTTCTGTCCATATCAACGGCCTCTTGGATAAGATGGCGCTGTACGTCACCCAGCAAAAGCAGTTTGTTGAGGATGTCTCGCATGAACTTCGGACGCCAACGGCCATTGTTGAGGGCCATCTGAAATTGCTGAACCGTTGGGGCAAGGAAGATCCGCAAATCCTGGATGAATCCCTTGCCGCTTCCTTGACCGAAATCCAGCGGATGAAGACGTTGGTTCAGGAGATGCTGGATCTCTCCCGTGCGGAACAAGTCGAAATGCATTATAAAAATGAAGTGACGCCGATCCGGAATGTCGTGCTGCACACGTTCCATAATTTTAAGATGCTGTATCCGGACTTCGTGTTCAATCTGGATGATGATTTGAATCGCGAAATTTATGTGAACATCTATCGCAACCATTTTGAACAAATACTCGTGATATTGATGGACAACGCTGTTAAATATTCGACTGATCGGCATGAAATCCATCTTTCGATTTCCGAATCCATGTCCTACGTCCAGATTGCCATCCAAGATTTTGGCGAGGGGATGTCCCAGGAAGATCAGCAGAAGATCTTTTCGCGTTTTTACCGCGTCGATAAAGCCAGATCGCGGAACAAAGGCGGGAACGGTTTGGGTCTGTCGATCGCGAAAGAATTATTGGAAGGTTATAAAGGCGACATCACCGTCGAAAGCGTATTGGGGCACGGATCTGTTTTCCGCATCCAGTTGCCGATTTTGAAGAATTATACACCGGATGAGGAGCTATAG